In one Chryseobacterium camelliae genomic region, the following are encoded:
- a CDS encoding putative phage abortive infection protein encodes MTNDILFHIPDNIVINDQNQKVLLKPNEIGDSIGGILNPLIGLIAAIFTFLAFLMQVYANEDIKQQFIEDKFEGRMFKLMDIYKDNVARMHFKSRESGTKHVDKSVFPTLYEHFLNLFNEISEFNEIKKIDMLEKVSDMYKEELVSMNKDVNLRNWVQLELCYIILFYGVGKKGRNNVKFLIAEKYDDYNYLDQILNYLSFKPAILSEDHNHFEIWRSLDIEGRDFKNACSFSFNRYYEGIQNNFAHYYRSLFAMINYLNKGKNLNYLDKCDFAKLFRSQMSNHEQIFFFLNSISILGRKWELDILITKDNIQDENKRLITKYDLIKNIPIGERSMLNVNMFYPNVEYENRKETKYRIQLNKKIYK; translated from the coding sequence TTGACAAATGATATTCTTTTTCATATTCCAGATAATATAGTTATTAATGACCAGAATCAAAAAGTTCTTCTAAAACCTAATGAAATAGGTGATTCTATTGGAGGAATATTAAATCCACTTATAGGTTTAATTGCTGCAATTTTTACTTTTTTAGCGTTTTTAATGCAAGTGTATGCAAATGAAGATATAAAACAGCAATTTATAGAAGATAAGTTTGAAGGTAGGATGTTCAAATTAATGGATATTTACAAAGATAATGTTGCGAGAATGCATTTCAAAAGTAGAGAATCAGGAACAAAACATGTTGACAAATCAGTTTTCCCAACATTATATGAGCATTTTTTAAATCTATTTAATGAAATTTCGGAATTTAATGAGATAAAAAAAATAGATATGCTTGAGAAGGTATCTGATATGTATAAGGAAGAATTAGTATCTATGAATAAAGATGTTAATTTAAGAAATTGGGTTCAATTAGAACTTTGTTATATTATTTTGTTTTATGGTGTTGGTAAAAAAGGAAGAAACAACGTGAAATTTTTAATTGCAGAAAAGTATGATGATTATAATTATTTAGATCAGATTTTAAATTATTTATCCTTCAAGCCAGCAATCTTATCAGAAGATCATAATCACTTTGAAATTTGGAGAAGTTTAGATATTGAAGGACGAGACTTTAAGAATGCTTGTAGTTTTAGTTTTAATAGATACTATGAAGGAATACAAAATAATTTTGCACATTATTATAGAAGCTTATTTGCTATGATTAACTATTTAAACAAGGGTAAAAATTTAAATTATTTAGATAAATGTGATTTTGCAAAACTTTTTAGATCACAAATGTCAAATCATGAGCAAATTTTTTTCTTTTTAAATAGTATAAGTATTTTAGGACGAAAATGGGAATTAGACATTTTAATTACTAAAGATAATATTCAAGATGAAAATAAAAGATTAATTACGAAATATGATTTAATCAAAAATATTCCGATAGGAGAAAGATCTATGTTGAATGTTAATATGTTCTATCCAAATGTAGAATATGAAAATAGAAAAGAAACAAAATATAGAATACAATTAAATAAAAAAATTTATAAATAA
- the mnmE gene encoding tRNA uridine-5-carboxymethylaminomethyl(34) synthesis GTPase MnmE, translated as MNNDTICALATANGVGALGIIRVSGNDALSVVQKSFPAKKLEKQKSHTIHYGYFVDGEEAIDEVMLSIFLAPKSFTTENSVEIAFHGSPHIGKRILETLIKNGARMAKAGEFTLRAFINGRIDLSQAEAIADVIASENEASRKVAINQLKGGITNEISFLRTDLLNFVSLIELELDFAEEDVEFADRSALIQLLNKIELKLNSLIESFQYGNAIKNGTAVAIIGKPNAGKSTLLNALLKEERAIVSNIAGTTRDTIEEVLHIKGHAFRLIDTAGLRETMDEIEAIGVKKAKEKVENANILVYLADAGTEDFSEDIEMIESLLREDLKLIICATKIDEVSPSAYEKVEDIFRNKISHDFDFITISAVENQNIQDLKNELSSYVEQLKASENNVVITNQRHFEALQKSLDAVHKVKEAISFQISTELLAYELRNALEHLGEISGEVTNDEVLGNIFSKFCIGK; from the coding sequence ATGAATAACGATACCATTTGTGCGTTGGCTACAGCCAATGGAGTAGGAGCTTTAGGCATTATCAGAGTTTCAGGGAACGATGCTTTATCGGTCGTTCAAAAATCTTTTCCGGCAAAAAAACTGGAGAAGCAAAAATCTCATACGATTCATTACGGATACTTTGTAGATGGGGAAGAGGCGATCGATGAGGTGATGCTTTCGATTTTCCTGGCCCCTAAAAGCTTTACGACAGAAAATTCCGTAGAAATTGCTTTTCACGGTTCACCGCACATTGGAAAACGTATTCTTGAAACCCTGATCAAAAACGGGGCGAGAATGGCAAAAGCGGGAGAATTTACCCTTCGTGCTTTTATTAATGGAAGAATTGACCTTTCCCAGGCTGAAGCGATTGCTGATGTTATCGCTTCTGAAAATGAAGCTTCCAGAAAAGTAGCCATCAATCAGCTGAAAGGAGGAATCACTAATGAAATCTCTTTTTTAAGAACCGATTTACTTAATTTTGTTTCGTTAATTGAACTCGAGCTTGATTTTGCAGAGGAAGATGTGGAGTTTGCCGACCGATCAGCGTTGATACAGCTATTGAATAAAATTGAACTGAAATTAAATTCATTAATTGAAAGTTTCCAATACGGAAATGCTATTAAAAACGGAACAGCCGTAGCCATCATCGGAAAACCGAATGCCGGAAAATCTACCTTGCTGAATGCGTTATTGAAAGAAGAAAGAGCGATTGTAAGCAATATTGCAGGAACGACCAGAGATACCATTGAAGAAGTTTTGCACATTAAAGGGCATGCTTTCCGATTGATCGACACCGCCGGGCTTCGTGAAACCATGGATGAAATTGAAGCGATCGGAGTAAAGAAAGCCAAAGAAAAAGTAGAGAATGCCAATATCCTTGTGTACCTGGCAGATGCCGGAACTGAGGATTTTTCCGAAGATATCGAAATGATAGAATCTTTGTTGAGAGAAGATCTGAAACTGATTATCTGCGCTACCAAAATTGATGAGGTTTCTCCGTCAGCTTATGAAAAGGTAGAAGATATTTTCAGAAACAAAATTTCTCACGACTTCGATTTCATTACCATTTCGGCTGTGGAGAACCAGAATATTCAGGACCTTAAAAATGAATTGTCTTCCTACGTAGAGCAGCTCAAAGCCTCAGAAAATAATGTAGTGATCACCAATCAGCGTCACTTCGAAGCGTTACAAAAATCCTTAGATGCAGTACACAAAGTAAAAGAAGCGATTTCTTTCCAGATTTCAACGGAATTATTAGCGTATGAACTGAGAAATGCACTGGAACATCTTGGTGAAATCTCTGGCGAAGTGACTAATGATGAGGTTCTTGGGAATATTTTTTCTAAGTTTTGTATCGGAAAGTAA
- a CDS encoding phosphatidate cytidylyltransferase has product MKKLSVYSIMMFSLLSLTSCEAVETIFKAGMWWGIILVVGIIAIILWLFFRGKDS; this is encoded by the coding sequence ATGAAAAAATTAAGCGTATACAGTATCATGATGTTCAGCTTGCTTTCATTAACGAGCTGTGAAGCGGTAGAAACCATCTTTAAAGCCGGAATGTGGTGGGGAATTATTTTAGTGGTCGGTATAATAGCTATTATTTTATGGCTGTTTTTCAGAGGTAAAGATTCTTAA
- a CDS encoding DUF6526 family protein encodes MERQNYKNHKKYYPPHHFIYLPLLILLEILGVYKIFNDQPDQLSWMLFSIVIFLLFYLAFMLRQHYALGLQNRLVRLEFKQRYFEIFGRRSDEVEEKLTFNQIAALRFTYDDEFKELLYRAIHENISGDEIKKSIKNWRADLHRI; translated from the coding sequence ATGGAAAGACAGAATTATAAAAATCACAAAAAATATTATCCTCCACATCATTTTATATATCTTCCTCTTCTCATTCTGTTGGAAATTTTGGGAGTTTATAAAATCTTTAATGATCAGCCTGATCAGCTTAGCTGGATGTTATTTTCAATCGTTATTTTTCTGCTTTTCTATTTGGCATTTATGCTAAGACAGCATTATGCATTGGGTCTTCAAAACAGATTGGTCCGACTTGAATTTAAACAGCGTTATTTTGAAATTTTCGGCAGAAGATCCGATGAAGTTGAAGAGAAGTTAACATTTAATCAGATTGCAGCATTGAGATTCACCTATGACGATGAGTTTAAAGAATTATTGTACAGAGCCATTCATGAAAATATTTCGGGAGATGAGATAAAAAAATCGATCAAAAACTGGCGGGCTGATCTTCATAGAATTTAG
- a CDS encoding 3-oxoacyl-ACP synthase III family protein, translating into MIKSTIKGIGFHVPDNVVTNDDLAKLMTTNDEWITERTGIKERRHRKNRNDAQETTAYLGYKASEKAIKNAGLTAQDIDYIIFATLSPDYYFPGCGVLLQDMLGCGTIGALDVRNQCSGFVYAMSVANAFIKSNTYKNILVVGAEIHSFGLDFSDEGRGVSVIFGDGAGAIVLSATEGENAGDILAVNMHSEGKYADELCTQFPGSKYGWSDRMRKEPENVTDKEVYPIMNGNFVFKHAVTRFPETMQEALEKAGKTIDDLDMFIPHQANLRIAQFVQQKFGLPDEKIHNNIQKYGNTTAASIPIALSEAIEEGKIKRGDLVLLSAFGSGFTWGSVLFEY; encoded by the coding sequence ATGATTAAAAGTACAATAAAAGGAATTGGATTTCATGTTCCGGACAACGTTGTTACCAATGATGATCTAGCAAAATTAATGACTACCAATGATGAATGGATCACGGAAAGAACAGGTATTAAAGAAAGAAGACATCGAAAAAACAGAAATGATGCTCAGGAAACCACCGCTTACTTAGGGTATAAAGCATCTGAAAAAGCAATCAAAAATGCAGGTTTAACAGCTCAGGATATCGATTATATTATTTTTGCGACACTTTCTCCGGATTACTATTTTCCGGGATGCGGGGTTTTATTGCAGGATATGTTAGGTTGTGGCACTATCGGAGCATTGGATGTGAGAAATCAATGTTCAGGTTTTGTGTACGCAATGAGTGTTGCCAATGCTTTCATTAAATCAAATACCTATAAAAATATCCTGGTGGTAGGAGCAGAAATTCATTCTTTCGGATTAGATTTTTCTGATGAAGGGAGAGGGGTTTCCGTTATTTTTGGCGATGGGGCAGGAGCGATTGTACTTTCTGCAACCGAAGGTGAAAATGCAGGAGATATTTTGGCAGTTAATATGCATTCAGAGGGAAAATATGCTGATGAATTATGTACTCAGTTTCCCGGATCTAAATACGGATGGAGCGACAGAATGAGAAAAGAGCCGGAAAATGTGACTGATAAAGAAGTTTATCCGATTATGAACGGAAATTTCGTATTCAAACATGCGGTAACAAGATTCCCTGAAACCATGCAGGAGGCGTTGGAAAAAGCAGGGAAAACAATAGATGATCTGGATATGTTTATTCCGCATCAGGCGAATTTGAGAATTGCCCAGTTTGTTCAGCAGAAATTTGGATTACCGGACGAAAAAATTCATAATAATATCCAGAAATACGGGAATACGACGGCTGCTTCTATTCCAATTGCTTTAAGTGAAGCCATAGAAGAAGGAAAGATCAAAAGAGGAGATTTGGTGCTTCTTTCAGCTTTCGGCAGCGGATTTACCTGGGGAAGCGTTTTGTTTGAATATTAA
- the pruA gene encoding L-glutamate gamma-semialdehyde dehydrogenase: protein MSKAISQVPFAVNEPVTSYAPGTPEVKSLIAQYKKMWAEKVEIPMVIDGKEVKTDDKVQLQSPQDHAHDFGFYHKGTMQHVDDAINAALAAKKEWNELGWEHRAAIFLKAADLLAGPYRDIINAATMIGQSKNVHQTEIDAACEFIDFLRFNVEFMTEMYSEQPVSDAGIWNRVEYRPLEGFCFAVTPFNFTAISGNLPTCMAMLGNVVVWKPSDKQIYSAKVIMDVLTEAGLPKGVINMIFTDGKETAEKVLAHRDFAGLHFTGSTKVFQGMWKMIGDNIHNYRTYPRIVGETGGKDFVIAHPSANVEAVATALVRGAFEYQGQKCSAASRAYIPQSLWAGVKKVMETQMASIKIGSPEDPSNFVNAVIDKNSFEKCKGYIDRANASGEANVIIGGTCDDAKGWFVHPTVIETTNPQYESMVEEIFGPILSVYVYEDAKWAETLQLVDSSSPYSLTGSVFAQDRYAINEAFKALENASGNFYINDKPTGAVVGQQPFGGGRASGTNDKAGSKMNLLRWTSVRSIKETFVSPKDYKYPYLG, encoded by the coding sequence ATGTCTAAAGCAATTTCGCAAGTACCATTTGCAGTAAACGAACCGGTAACGTCTTATGCACCGGGAACTCCTGAAGTAAAAAGCCTTATCGCTCAATACAAGAAAATGTGGGCTGAAAAAGTAGAAATTCCAATGGTTATTGATGGAAAGGAAGTAAAAACTGATGATAAAGTTCAGCTTCAGTCTCCTCAGGATCATGCTCATGATTTCGGTTTTTACCACAAAGGAACAATGCAACATGTAGATGATGCCATCAATGCTGCATTGGCTGCAAAAAAAGAATGGAACGAGCTGGGTTGGGAACACCGTGCTGCCATTTTCTTAAAAGCTGCTGATCTTTTAGCAGGACCTTACAGAGATATAATTAACGCTGCTACCATGATCGGGCAATCTAAAAATGTTCATCAGACTGAAATTGATGCGGCTTGTGAATTCATCGATTTCCTAAGATTCAATGTAGAATTTATGACGGAAATGTATTCTGAGCAACCCGTTTCTGACGCAGGAATCTGGAACCGTGTAGAATACAGACCATTGGAAGGATTCTGTTTTGCAGTAACTCCATTCAACTTTACAGCGATTTCCGGAAACTTACCAACTTGTATGGCAATGCTTGGAAACGTAGTGGTTTGGAAACCTTCTGACAAGCAAATCTATTCTGCTAAAGTAATCATGGATGTTTTAACAGAAGCAGGTCTTCCAAAAGGAGTGATCAACATGATCTTTACAGACGGAAAAGAAACTGCCGAGAAAGTTTTGGCACACAGAGATTTTGCAGGGCTTCACTTCACAGGTTCTACGAAAGTATTCCAGGGAATGTGGAAAATGATCGGTGACAATATCCATAACTACAGAACATACCCGAGAATCGTTGGTGAAACCGGTGGAAAAGATTTCGTTATCGCTCACCCTTCTGCTAATGTAGAAGCTGTTGCTACAGCTTTGGTAAGAGGAGCTTTCGAATATCAGGGACAAAAGTGTTCTGCAGCTTCAAGAGCTTATATTCCTCAGTCTCTTTGGGCTGGTGTGAAAAAAGTAATGGAAACTCAGATGGCTTCTATTAAAATCGGTTCTCCTGAAGATCCTTCCAACTTCGTAAATGCCGTTATCGACAAAAATTCTTTCGAAAAATGTAAAGGATATATCGACAGAGCCAATGCTTCAGGTGAAGCTAATGTAATCATCGGCGGAACTTGTGATGATGCTAAAGGATGGTTTGTACATCCAACGGTAATCGAAACTACAAATCCTCAGTACGAAAGTATGGTAGAGGAGATTTTCGGACCGATTTTGTCTGTTTATGTTTATGAAGATGCAAAATGGGCGGAAACTTTACAATTGGTAGATTCTTCTTCTCCGTATTCATTGACAGGTTCTGTTTTTGCACAAGACAGGTATGCGATCAATGAAGCGTTCAAAGCATTGGAAAATGCATCCGGAAATTTCTACATTAATGACAAACCAACCGGTGCGGTTGTTGGTCAGCAGCCTTTCGGTGGTGGTAGAGCTTCAGGAACGAATGATAAAGCCGGTTCTAAAATGAACTTACTAAGATGGACTTCAGTAAGATCTATCAAGGAAACTTTTGTTTCTCCTAAAGATTATAAATATCCATACTTAGGGTAA
- a CDS encoding cytochrome C551: MKKFLLLTLGLGIFVVSCGTKESSMQKNSSDSASVRSNTVPPTKVDTVKIDSTAMPPATR, from the coding sequence ATGAAAAAGTTTTTGTTACTAACCTTAGGTTTAGGAATTTTTGTCGTGAGCTGCGGTACCAAAGAATCATCCATGCAGAAAAACAGCTCAGATTCAGCTTCAGTACGGAGTAACACAGTACCTCCTACAAAAGTTGATACCGTAAAGATTGATTCTACCGCAATGCCACCTGCAACGAGATAA
- a CDS encoding aminopeptidase P family protein — protein sequence MTSKEKVAALREEMQKNNVDAFIVYSADPHMSEYLPEEWQERAWLSGFLGSAGFVVVTKDKAGLWTDGRYFTQAAIELEGSGIDLFKDGMEGTPNYIDWIISEIPANGKVAVNAVATAHANWELLTQKLNSKNIMLVDSPLLKQIWIDRGTPSKNPIFVHPVKWAGKSVTDKIAAIRQKMEEQEATVHIISSLDDVAWTLNLRGSDVESNPVFLGYIIITKNDAILFTGLEKLEVEARKQMDESFVKMMPYEDFYNHLSVFKNEKVLVSPNSNQSIYEALKSENQFIKAPVPGNLMKAQKNETELEGFRTVMVRDGVAMVKFLYWLTHNAGKEAMNEYSIGEKLRDFRAEGENFVGESFGSIVGYRDNGAIMHYSAKSEGSKEVTNDASILVDSGGQYLEGTTDITRTFALGTVSEEFKRNSTLVLQGMIRLSMVKFPKGTKGVHLDAIARLPLWMEGKDFNHGTGHGVGSFMNVHEGPQNIRKDMNPQDLLVGMVCSNEPGYYLEGDYGIRHENLIAVKEAEKTIHGTFYEFETLTFCPFFKDTIVKEILSESEIAWLNKYHKTCEEKIVPYLDGEVKDWFLELVSPL from the coding sequence ATGACTTCAAAGGAAAAAGTAGCTGCGCTTCGTGAAGAGATGCAGAAAAATAATGTTGATGCATTTATAGTATATTCTGCGGATCCGCATATGAGTGAATATTTGCCTGAAGAATGGCAGGAAAGAGCTTGGCTGTCAGGATTTTTAGGTTCTGCAGGTTTTGTAGTGGTTACCAAAGACAAAGCCGGACTTTGGACAGACGGAAGATATTTCACACAGGCTGCTATTGAATTGGAAGGTTCAGGAATTGATCTTTTCAAAGACGGAATGGAAGGAACTCCTAACTATATCGACTGGATTATTTCTGAAATTCCGGCAAACGGAAAAGTGGCAGTAAATGCAGTGGCAACAGCTCATGCAAATTGGGAGTTACTGACTCAAAAATTAAATTCAAAAAATATAATGCTGGTTGACAGTCCTCTTTTAAAGCAAATCTGGATTGACAGAGGAACACCGTCAAAAAATCCGATTTTTGTGCATCCTGTAAAATGGGCCGGAAAATCAGTTACCGATAAAATTGCTGCCATCCGTCAGAAAATGGAAGAGCAGGAAGCCACCGTTCACATTATTTCAAGTTTGGATGATGTTGCCTGGACATTGAATCTAAGAGGAAGCGATGTAGAAAGCAATCCTGTATTTTTAGGATATATTATTATTACTAAAAACGATGCGATCTTGTTTACCGGCCTGGAAAAGCTGGAAGTTGAAGCAAGAAAGCAAATGGATGAGTCTTTCGTGAAAATGATGCCTTACGAAGACTTTTACAATCATTTGAGTGTATTCAAAAACGAAAAAGTATTGGTTTCTCCAAACAGCAACCAATCTATTTATGAAGCTTTAAAATCTGAGAATCAATTCATCAAAGCTCCGGTTCCCGGAAATTTAATGAAAGCTCAGAAAAACGAAACGGAACTGGAAGGTTTCAGAACAGTGATGGTGAGAGACGGAGTTGCTATGGTGAAATTCCTGTACTGGCTGACTCACAATGCAGGAAAAGAAGCGATGAACGAATATTCGATCGGTGAAAAGCTGAGAGATTTCCGTGCAGAAGGTGAAAATTTTGTAGGTGAAAGTTTCGGAAGTATCGTGGGATATAGAGATAATGGGGCTATTATGCACTACTCTGCAAAAAGCGAAGGAAGCAAGGAAGTTACGAATGATGCAAGCATTTTGGTAGATTCCGGAGGTCAGTATCTGGAGGGAACGACCGATATTACCAGAACTTTTGCTCTAGGTACGGTTTCAGAGGAATTTAAAAGAAATTCTACCTTGGTTTTACAAGGAATGATCCGTTTATCTATGGTGAAATTTCCGAAAGGAACAAAAGGCGTTCACCTGGATGCTATTGCAAGATTACCGTTATGGATGGAAGGAAAGGATTTCAACCACGGAACAGGTCACGGTGTCGGAAGCTTCATGAATGTTCACGAAGGACCACAGAACATCAGAAAAGATATGAATCCACAGGATCTTTTGGTAGGTATGGTGTGTTCAAATGAACCGGGTTACTATCTGGAGGGAGATTACGGAATCCGCCATGAGAATTTAATTGCGGTAAAAGAAGCTGAAAAAACAATTCACGGAACTTTCTATGAGTTTGAAACGTTAACATTCTGCCCGTTCTTTAAAGATACGATTGTAAAGGAAATTCTTTCAGAAAGTGAAATTGCTTGGCTGAATAAGTACCATAAAACGTGTGAAGAAAAAATCGTTCCGTATTTGGATGGAGAAGTTAAAGATTGGTTCTTGGAATTGGTAAGTCCTCTTTAA
- a CDS encoding DNA topoisomerase IB, with the protein MDQPDLDIISHLKPSKILKILKDPEASAQAVNLIYTSDTESAGILRKKRGKKYSYFKDGEKIKDKDEIKRINGLVIPPAWENVWICALENGHLQATGFDVKKRKQYRYHPLWSALRNHTKFYRMLQFGYALPAMRLHIEQDLALRNFEKRKILALIVSLMQKTNIRIGNNTYEKLYGSFGLTTLKDKHVEIKGQKITFSFKGKKGIMHNVDLKSKRLARLVQKCKDIPGKELFQYFDEEGNHHSIDSGMVNEYIKEISGEDFTAKDFRTWSGTVNALIAFKEIGYAETNTEYKRKVKEALETVASHLGNTSTVCKKYYVHPLVISLYENNTIKKYLDELEQIEVNDGKADLTQEEKLVLKILETEKM; encoded by the coding sequence ATGGATCAGCCGGACTTAGATATCATTTCTCATCTGAAACCTTCTAAGATCTTAAAAATCCTGAAAGATCCGGAAGCTTCTGCCCAAGCGGTCAATCTTATTTACACTTCCGACACGGAATCAGCAGGCATTCTCCGGAAAAAACGCGGCAAAAAATACTCCTATTTCAAAGACGGAGAAAAGATCAAAGATAAGGACGAGATTAAAAGAATAAACGGGTTGGTAATTCCTCCCGCCTGGGAAAATGTATGGATATGTGCACTGGAAAACGGCCATCTTCAGGCAACAGGTTTTGATGTAAAAAAGAGAAAACAATATCGGTATCACCCGCTTTGGAGCGCCTTAAGAAATCACACAAAATTTTACAGAATGCTTCAGTTCGGCTATGCCTTGCCAGCTATGAGACTTCATATCGAACAGGATTTAGCATTAAGAAATTTTGAAAAGAGAAAAATCCTGGCTTTAATTGTGAGCTTAATGCAGAAAACAAACATCCGGATTGGAAACAATACGTATGAAAAATTGTATGGTTCATTCGGCTTAACGACTTTAAAAGACAAGCATGTAGAAATCAAAGGGCAAAAAATTACCTTTTCATTTAAAGGAAAAAAGGGAATCATGCATAATGTTGACCTGAAAAGTAAAAGACTAGCAAGGCTGGTTCAAAAATGTAAGGATATCCCTGGAAAGGAATTATTCCAGTATTTTGATGAGGAAGGGAACCATCATTCGATTGACTCGGGAATGGTGAATGAGTATATTAAAGAAATCAGCGGTGAAGATTTTACGGCAAAAGATTTCAGAACATGGTCGGGAACAGTGAATGCTTTAATTGCTTTTAAAGAAATCGGCTATGCGGAAACCAACACTGAATATAAAAGAAAAGTCAAAGAAGCCCTGGAAACGGTGGCTTCTCATCTTGGAAATACAAGTACGGTCTGTAAAAAGTATTATGTTCATCCTTTAGTAATCAGTCTTTACGAAAATAATACTATTAAAAAATACCTCGACGAACTAGAACAAATTGAAGTTAATGATGGTAAAGCGGATCTTACTCAGGAGGAAAAACTGGTGCTGAAGATTTTGGAAACGGAGAAAATGTAA
- a CDS encoding thioredoxin family protein, producing the protein MKKLAILSSLFIGALAFAQGIKFEDSNFAAVLAKAKKENKLVFIDAYASWCGPCKLMVKNIFPLQTVGDYYNSHFVNTKIDMEKGEGIELAKKYNVKAFPTYLFVDGNGEVVHRTLGYVEENDFIQFAKDAGDPNKRLTALKQKFENGEKDPEFLKNLAGLTIYNDAEFAGRVLDRYFAGKSALDKDDIQMLLSGAQTTDSPLYKVFQSKKAEITKVIPAEKYEAIDKNIKISTLFKKSYNKDTKTWNDNYFLTEAQKFLSKDEAEKILKRTQAGRALRDKNFAVYEKLTMELYKDTSAASSEELNSIAWNFFENVSNKSSLEKALAWAQESVKKNENYANTDTLANLYNKVGDKKNAKLWAEKSIQLAKSTGQDSTDTEKLLKTL; encoded by the coding sequence ATGAAAAAATTAGCAATATTATCTTCCCTGTTTATCGGAGCACTAGCATTTGCTCAGGGAATTAAATTTGAAGACAGTAATTTCGCAGCGGTTTTAGCTAAAGCTAAAAAAGAGAATAAACTTGTATTTATAGATGCCTATGCTTCTTGGTGCGGACCTTGTAAACTAATGGTAAAAAACATCTTCCCTCTTCAGACTGTCGGAGATTATTATAACAGCCATTTCGTGAACACAAAAATCGATATGGAAAAAGGGGAAGGAATTGAACTGGCTAAGAAATACAATGTAAAAGCTTTTCCAACTTATCTTTTCGTAGACGGTAACGGAGAAGTTGTACACAGAACTTTAGGATATGTGGAAGAAAATGACTTCATTCAGTTTGCAAAAGATGCGGGAGATCCAAATAAAAGATTAACAGCATTGAAACAAAAATTCGAAAACGGAGAAAAAGATCCTGAATTTTTGAAAAACCTTGCCGGTCTTACGATTTATAATGATGCTGAATTTGCAGGAAGAGTTTTGGATCGTTATTTTGCTGGCAAATCGGCTTTAGACAAAGATGATATACAAATGCTTCTTTCCGGGGCTCAGACGACAGACAGCCCGTTATACAAAGTATTCCAGTCAAAAAAAGCTGAGATTACAAAAGTGATTCCTGCTGAAAAATATGAGGCTATTGATAAAAACATTAAAATCAGTACACTTTTCAAAAAGTCATATAACAAGGATACTAAAACCTGGAATGATAATTATTTTCTGACTGAGGCTCAAAAATTCTTATCGAAAGATGAAGCTGAAAAAATCCTGAAAAGAACTCAGGCAGGAAGAGCTTTGAGAGATAAAAACTTTGCAGTGTATGAAAAACTAACGATGGAACTTTACAAAGATACTTCAGCTGCCTCTTCAGAAGAGTTGAATTCTATCGCTTGGAATTTCTTTGAAAACGTAAGCAACAAATCTTCTTTAGAAAAAGCATTAGCTTGGGCTCAGGAATCTGTAAAGAAAAATGAAAATTATGCCAACACAGATACTTTAGCAAACCTTTACAATAAAGTTGGAGATAAAAAGAATGCTAAATTGTGGGCTGAAAAATCAATTCAACTGGCAAAAAGCACAGGACAGGATTCTACAGATACTGAAAAGCTGTTAAAAACTCTTTAG